The Verrucomicrobiota bacterium nucleotide sequence TCCAGGCGTCCGTCTGGCGATGATAATAGACGACTTCCTGAACATTGCCTTCGCCACGGTCGATATCCACGCCAAAGGCGGCGTTCCCTTTATTGTTCAGACTGATTTTCCCGTTGATGCCGCCGCCGAACACTCCGCCCGAGGGCACCGCGCGACCGGGACGGGAAAGCACCTTGCCTTTTCCGTCCGCATCGACCATCCAAGCGCCTTCGCCATCTCCGTAATCGGACACCCCGGTGACCGTTCCGGCATTGTTGGCATTCCCCACTTCGACTACCTTCGACAGGGTTTCGCCGGTGGTGCTGAAAGGTTCATTCAGGCGGAAGAGTGACTTGTAAGAGTAGGTTTTGGATGTGAGCGGTGGCGCCGGTGCGGCTGGCCGGGCCAAGATCAAGTGCACCTTGCCATCATCGGTGCCGACCGGGAACCCGAGTTTGCCGTCGGTGGACAAGCCGAAGCCGCTATCGCCACCGATCGCCAGGCCGATGCCCGTCACTTTGCCAATGTTCCGCATATCTTTGCCCACCCGGGCGGCTTCCGTCCAAGTTCCGTCCGGATGCCACAAATAAAGCCCGCGTTCATCGTTTTCAAAAATGGCGACGAACAGGACTGAACCATCTTCCCCAATGCGCACCTCGTTGCGGTAGCTGCTCCCCACCTGTTTGAGCGTGGCGCCGGCTACGGTGTCACCCGGGCCCGCCACGCGGGTCAACTTACCCGAGCGGGTGCGCAGATACGCGCCCCATCCCTCCGCGGTTTTCCCCAGCGTGGCGACGTCGCCCCCAGAATTGGCAATGGGCCCACGCAGTTCGTCAAAGGGAGAAGTCGTCGCTTGCCCTTTCTGATCCGGGGCCGCCGAGCCAAATGCGATCAGTTGCGTGACCACGCCGTCTTTCCATTGATAGGCCCCGTAATTGGCCTCATCGACAATCTGGGCTTCAAACGTGATAATCCTTCCGATTTGACTGACTTGGACCCGGCGGGCATTGGCAATGGTTTTGCCCCCGACGGTATTGCCGGGTTCGAGGATGGGGGTGATGGTCTTGGTGGTCGGGTTGTGCCAATAGACGCCCGAGCCGCCGGTATCGAGGTTGGCCGCAAAAACTACATCCTCCGAGTCGTTAATGGTGGCAAAGCTTAGCGTCGCGGTGATGGTGCCTCCTTTGACCACCGTGCCTTTGCGCGCGATGGACGACCAGGCATCGCTGGAGCGATGGTAGTAAACCACCTCCTGGACATTGCCATCCCCGCGATTGACATCAACGCCGAAGGCAGCGTTCCCGCTGTTGTTGAGGCTGATCTTTCCATTGATTCCTCCGCCAAAGTTCCCGCCGGGCGGCGAGGCTAAGCCGGGGCGAGAGAGGACTTTGCCTTTGCCATCGGCGTCAACCAACCAAGCGCCTTCGCCATTCCCGTAGTCGGAAACACCCGTCACGGTACCCAAAGTATTGACGTTGCCGAGCTCGATCACCTTGCTGAGCGTTTCGCCGGTGCCGCTAAACTCCTCATCGAGTCGAAAGAGTGATCGATAAGAGTAAATCAACGGACCCGTGGGCCTCGCCGCGCCAGCCGAGCGATAGAACTTGGCTGGGCCGGAGATCGGGAGTTCCGCGGGACTGCTCGCCCCCGAGACATCGAGCCAAGGACCGGTCACGCTGTCCGCGGATTGCAGGGTTCCTTCGTAGGTAACGGTGATCCCTTTGGCACTCCGAACCGCGGATATGCTCGACGCCGCGGAAGCGAGCACCGAGGAGATCAGAATCGACAAGGCGAAGCACGCGCCGAGTTTCAGCCGGGTGGTGAGGTGGTGAGGGGTCGAACGAAGGACATTAGGTTTGTTAATCATAAGCATAAAGTGCTATCCTTAATGGACAACGAAGCCAGTCTTCATGAAACGATTGTCTCGCAATTTCTCCCCCAACCAACACTCAAGGCCTGTGCATGAAGCCGTGAATCTTAAAAGCACAAGAGTGCCCTGGACGGCCGGTCCAAGCTATGATACGGGGAAACAAGGAAATTCTCAGAAGGATTATTTTCTGTCAAACTCATTTTCCTTCCTGCCGAACGCCCCCGTGCATCCCGATGTTGTTGGTAGGGCGGGCCTGTCCCAGCCCGCCGCCCACTGGAGGCAAAACATCATGCTCCGGCGGCGCGCCGGGACGGACGCGCCCTACCTGCATCACCGGCAACATCGGGATGCACCGCGAACGCCCGAACGCCCGGAGCCTCCAGAGGTTGTCGGCGACCGGGTTGTCGTGGTCACGCAGACAGCCCTGTCTGCTGTTTCGCAGGCTGCCCCGCCTGCGGGGCGACGAAGGGAACCCGGCGCGTGGAGAGCATGGCAGCTTCAACAGGCAAGGGTGCTGCCAGGAGGAAAGCATCCACCCAGAGCGGGCCATGAAACAGGACGAGATCGCCGCGGCCGATCGGCGCGAGCGGAAGCGCCGTGAACGGCGCGCCCCGACAGCATGCGGATGCACCGAGCCCATGAGGCCCCCTCGCTTTATCCTTGATCGCTCCCGCCACTGAATATCTCATCCCCGGCGTGCAATGCTCCCGCCCCAGTGAGGGCCGCTTCACATTCATGGGGATGACCCCGATTTGTGCCGTGCCCAGGGTCGGGCGCGGTCTCTCCCCCTCATGCCATTGATTTGTCTCGACGGCGGCAACGCCCTTTCCTCGTTCCGAACCGCCGCGCTCCTGCCCCGGCTGCAGAGCATCCAAGCCGCCATCCGGTCGGTGCATGCCCGCTTCATTCACGCGGTCTCCGCGCCGCAAGACTTCCCGTCCTCATCGCGTCGCAAGCTCGCTGAATTGCTCACTTATGGCGATCCCTATGTCGGACCCGTCCAAGGCGTGAAACTGCTCATCGCCCCGCGGCTCGGAACCGTTTCGCCCTGGGCCTCCAAGGCCACCGATATCGCCCACAACTGCGGACTCCCTGTCCGGAGGGTGGAACGGTTGACCGAATTCATCCTGATCCTCGCCGATGCAGAATCCGAACTCGCTCCCTCCGAAAGCGCCGCTTGTGCGGCGTTGTTGCACGATCGGATGACGGAAAGTGTCCTTTCGCATCGTGACGCCATTCCCGCTTTATTCGAATCCAAGCCGGGACGGCCGATGGAGCACGTGGACGTTCTGGTTGGAGGGAAGGCGGCGCTGGAACGGGCCAACGAAACTTTCGGTCTGGCCCTGAGCGACGACGAAATCGAATACCTGGCCAGCGCCTTCCGGGCGTTGCGGAGGAATCCCACCGACGTGGAATTGATGATGTTCGCGCAGGCGAACAGCGAGCATTGCCGCCACAAAATCTTCAACGCGGAGTTTGTCATCGACGGCGAGGCGCAAGAGCAGTCGCTCTTCCAAATGATCCGCCACACCCATCGCCTGGCCCCGCAACACACCGTCGTGGCCTACAGCGACAATGCCGCCGTCATGGAGGGGAAGCTCATCGAACGATGGGAGCCCACCCCGAATCCGCGCGACCGCCGTTACCAATCCTCCCAAGGTCTCGTCCACAATTTGATGAAGGTCGAGACGCACAATCATCCCACCGCCATTTCCCCCTTCCCGGGCGCCGCCACGGGCGCCGGTGGGGAGATTCGCGACGAGGGCGCCACCGGCCGAGGCTCCCGCCCCAAGGCCGGTCTGACCGGCTTCAGCGTTTCGAACCTGCTGTTGCCCGGCACGCAGGAGCCTTGGGAAAAGCGATCCTCGAGCAAACCGGCCCATGTGGCCTCCGCATTGCAAATCATGATCGAGGGGCCGCTGGGAGGCGCGGCGTTCAACAATGAGTTCGGACGGCCCAATCTGGGCGGCTACTTTCGAGTGTATGAACAATGGGTGAACGGCCAGTGCCGCGGCTATCATAAGCCGATCATGATCGCGGGCGGCATCGGATCCATCGCAGCCGATCAAACCACCAAGGTCGCATTCGAACCCGGCGCTCTCCTCGTGCAATTGGGAGGGCCGGGAATGCGCATCGGCATGGGAGGAGGAGCCGCGAGCTCGCTGGCCGCGGGCGCGAACACGGCGGACCTCGACTTCGATTCGGTTCAACGCGGCAATCCCGAAATCCAGCGGCGCGCGCATGAAGTCATCGTGCGATGCGCCGCCCTGGGCTCAAACAATCCCATCCTCTCCATTCACGACGTGGGAGCCGGGGGACTTTCCAACGCGTTCCCGGAACTGGTGCATGGCGCCGACCGGGGCGCGCGTTTCGATTTGCGCCAGGTGCCCCTCGAGGAATCGGGCCTGGCTCCCAAGGAAGTTTGGTGCAATGAAAGCCAGGAACGGTATGTCCTGGCCATCAGGCCCGAGTCGCTGGCCCTTTTCGAGGAGCTGTGCCATCGCGAACGCTGCCCGTTTGCAGTCGTCGGCCGGGCCACCGAAGCCCCCCAGCTCATTCTGGAGGACGGGCCTGAAGGCCTCCGCGCGATCGATCTGCCCATGGAAGTTCTGCTGGGCAAACCGCCCCGGATGCTTCGCCACGCCAGCCGGATCCGACGGACTCCACCGCCCTTCGAACAAGCTTCTCTCGATTGGAAAAACGCCGCGCTGGACGTGCTCCGGCACCCCACCGTCGCGTCCAAACGATTTCTCATCACCATCGGCGACCGCACCGTCGGCGGATTGTCGTCCCGCGACCCCCTGGTTGGCCCTTGGCAGGTGCCCGTCGCAGATTGCGCGGTGACCCTCGCGGACTACGCCGGGTTCCGAGGAGAGGCGATGAGCATGGGAGAACGCACGCCCCTCGCCGCCTTCAACGCGCCGGCCTCAGGCCGCATGGCCGTGGGCGAAGCCCTCACCAATCTCCTGTCCGCTCCGATCGAGCTCGCCCGCGTCAAATTGAGCTGCAATTGGATGGCGGCCTGCGGAGAGGCGGGAGAAGACGCGGACCTCTGCGACACTGTACGGGCCGTCGGACTCGAGCTTTGCCCTGCCCTAGGCATCAGCGTGCCGGTAGGCAAGGACAGCTTGTCGATGCGCACCCGCTGGACGGAAAACGGGGAATCGCGACAGGTCACCGCGCCGGTCAGCCTGATTGTGAGCGCGTTCGCCACGGTTGAAGACGTGCGTCCGGCACTCACCCCTTGGTTGAGTTCCGGAGAAACCGTGCTTATTCTGGTGGACCTCGGTTTTGGCCGTCACCGCCTGGGGGGATCAATCTTGGCCCAGGTCACGAACCAGTTCGGAGGAGAAACCCCGGACCTCGATGATCCGGCGCGCCTGATTGGACTGGTGCGCGCCATCAACTTGCTTCGCGGCGAGGGGCTTTTGCGGGCCTACCATGATCGGAGCGACGGCGGGTTGTGGAGCTGTTTATGCGAAATGGCGTTTGCCTCCCACCGAGGACTCGATATCGATCTCGCTCCGCTCCTGGCCCCTGGCTCATCCATCTCGGAAGAACTCGCGTGGCGGGCACTCTTCTCGGAGGAGTTAGGAGTCGTTTTGCAGGTGGACCGTGGCCACGTTCCGCGAGTGCTTGCAGCGCTGGAACACGAGGGACTGGCTGAGCACTCGCATCAGATCGCCACCCCCAATGAACGGTATGCGGTCAAGGTGTCCCTCGGACCCGCCCGGCTCTGGGAGCAACCACTTCAGGCTTTGCACCAAGTTTGGGACGAGGTGAGCTGGAGAATCGCGCGTCTGCGGGATCATCCCGAGGCGGCGGACTCCGAACACCGGCTGGCCGGCGACCCGGTCGACCCTGGTCTGCACGCACACCTCACCTTTTCCCCGGCTTCTCCTGCGATGGCAAAGCGAGCTTCCGGCGCTCGGCCGCGAGTGGCAATTTTAAGAGAGCAGGGAGTCAACAGCCACTTGGAGATGAGCTATGCCATGTCCCTGGCTGGATTCGAAACGGTGGATGTTCACATGACCGACCTCCAATCCGGCCGTTTCCAGCTCGATGACTTTCGAGGCTTTGTGGCGTGCGGTGGATTTACCTATGGCGACACCCTGGGCGCCGGAGAAGGCTGGGCTCGCTCGATTCTGTTCAATCCGGAGTTATCAGCCCACTTCCAACAATTCTTTGCGCGGTCCGACACCTTTGCCCTGGGGGTTTGCAACGGCTGCCAGATGATGGCCGCTTTGGCTTCGATCATCCCCGGGGCGGAAGCCTGGCCGCGGTTCACCCGCAATCGCAGCGAGCAATTCGAGGCGCGTCTGAGCCTGGTGGAAGTGCTCGACAGCCCTTCGATCTTTTTCCGAGGCATGGCCGGCAGCCGCATCCCCATTGCGGTGTCGCACGGTGAAGGATTTGCCGACTTCTCCCAGCGCGGCGACCCCGACCTCGTCAAACGAGCCCTGCGCTTCGTGGATCACCTCGGCCAACCGACCGAGGTCTATCCCTTGAATCCGAATGGAAGTCTGGCCGGACTCACTTCGGTCACCACACCCGATGGCCGATTCACCGTGCTCATGCCCCACCCGGAGCGGGTCTTCCGCAACATTCAAATGAGCTGGAGCGCTGGGAACCGAAGCGAGCGCAGCCCCTGGATGCGGATGTTCCACAACGCCCGTGAATGGGCCGGATAGAAAAAGTATCTACCCGTGTGCCTCCGCGGTCTTCCCCCGGCATTTTAGTCCCCTACCCGCTGCTTGGCGTAGGACCTATTCTTTTCCGGTCGAAAAAACGTTGGTCTTTCCTTCCACGCTGTTCAACGCCCACCGCGCGAACATCGCGGTGTGCATATCACGGTCCAGCGTCGCCTCCCGGATCAAGTCCTCGGCGGGCTTCGCCTTGACGCCCATGCGCAAGAACGCCGCCATCACCGCGCTGCGATCCCCAGGATCCCGATACCTTTTCCGCAAGAACTCCAGCGTTGCGGGGCTGGAATCCACGCCTCCTAAGGACTGGATCGCTTCGTGGCGCACTTTCAGGATCGGGTCGCGCTCCGCCCAGTCACGCAGATGGGGCGAAACTTCAGCGGCTTGAGGACCCAAGCGTCCAAGGCAGCGGATCCAGAACCAGCGGAGGCGTTCGTCACCAGCCGCCGCCACAAGATTGGTCAAAGCTGCGGCATATTTCTGCTCGGGATCCTGGACCCAGGCAAAGCCGGCGGCCGCGTGAGCATGGCCGGACCGCGGAACCTGCGCGAGCCGACCCATTCCGGTATCGATGTCCGGGCTCAGCCGGAGGAGCACTAAAGGGACACCAGGCCACGCGAAGTTCCAGCGCACGTTGAGATTCGGTGTGTCCCTGCGGCGGCGCAAGACCCAATCGATTTGGACTCAGCTTCCTCAGCATGACCCAGATCCAGCTTGATTGGTGAAATCTCTGTAAAGCGAGTTCCAACTGCCGGGCATCCCGCCGCATCAACTCGGCGAGAGGCTCGACGATGCGATCTCCAAGCCTGAGAAACGCCACGACATTCGTATGGGACTCTGCCTCCGCACGTTCATTCTGACCCGAAAGCGCGGGCATCGTCTCCATCCACTGAAGAAGGGTTCGCCCTCCGTATTTCGGAGGCATGCGCCACCAACTCAAGGCCGCCGCGGCCAATAAGAAGGCCAGCCCAGAGCAGGCCCACAAACGCGGGGATTTGAGAGGGATGCGTTTCATTCCGATGCCGCTGTTGCGGCTCGGCGGCGGCTCTCAATTTCCGCGATCGCCCATCGCGCGTGTTCTTGCACGAGGGGCTCGGGATCCTGGACTGCTTTGGCCAAGGGTGCCAGGGAATCAGCGTTCCCCACATTGCCAAGGGCCACGCAGACGTTGCGGAGCAAACCTCGCCGCTTTGTTCTCCACATCGGTGTCCCGGCAAAACGGCGCTTGAACCCCGCGTCATCCAACTGAAGCCACTCATGCAGCGGCACCGACCGGAGGTCGGGACGCGCCGCGGCATTCATCATTCCAGCTTCTTTCGCGAACCGGTTCCAGGGGCACACTTCGAGGCAATCATCGCAGCCAAAAACTCGCCCCCCGATCGGACGCCGCAAGGATTCTGGAATCGACCCCTTCAGTTCGATCGTCAGGTAACTGATACAACGGCGGGCGTCCATCTCGAAGGGCGCGACCAGCGCGCCGGTCGGGCAGGCGGCAAGGCACCGGGTGCAGGATCCACACCGATTGGTCTCGGGCGGGTCGGGTTCAAACAAAGCCGTGGTCAGAATCTCGGCGAGAAGAAACCAATTGCCCAGCCGCCGCCCGATCAAGTTGGTATGTTTGCCGATGAAGCCGATTCCGGCAGATTGAGCCGCGTCACGTTCCAAAATGGGCCCGGTATCGACATAAGCCAGGCATTGGGTCTCCCCGCCCCCTTGCCGCTCGATAAATCTTGCCAGATCGTCAAGCGGCTGGCGCAGAACCTCGTGATAATCTGCGTGCCAGGCATAGCGTGCCACCTGGCCGCGAGGCTCCGACACCGCTTGCGCCGGAGGCTGCTCGGCATCCCGGAACGTATAAGCGATAGCCAAGACGATGAAGGTGCGAACTCCGGGCAACACCCGCTGAGGGTCGAGGCGTTTCTCCGCGTTGCGTTGAAGATACGCCATTTCGCCGTGACGGCCCGCTTCGAGCCAGCGGGAAAACGCCCCCCCGGATCTTGGAACCTCCGCGGCGGCGAAGCGGCACTCGGAAAAACCCAGTTCGATCGCCTTGCGGCGGACCGCGTCCTTCATGAGGCATGGTGGCGGTTGACCGCGCGAAAATGATTGGCAATGTGCTGCGCCACCTCGCGCAACGACCGTCGCTCCGTGCTCACCAGCACATCCGCGTTGCGGTAGGCCGGAGTCCGGGCTTCCAACAGGGTCCGGATTTTTCGAGCGGGATCCGGATCGTTGAGGAGCGGACGATGATTCTGGTTCTTCACGCGCTCATACAAGGTTTCCGGAGAGGCCCATAAACAAAACACCATCGCGTGCTTCTTCAGACTCTCCAAATTCTCCGGATTGACGATCAATCCACCCCCCGTCGAAATGACGCAACGCTGGAGCCCTTCCAATTCGCGCACCACATCACTTTCCAGCTTGCGGAACGCCGGTTCGCCTTCGGTGGCGAAGATCTCGGAAATGCGTTTACCGGCCTTTTTTTCGATCCAATCGTCGGTATCGACGAACTTGAATTGCAACAAGCTTGCCAGCATGCGCCCGGTCGAGGACTTGCCACAGCCCATGAATCCCACCAACGCCAAGTTTTTGGGTGCTACACCATGACTCACGTCGGGCATCCTAACCCCGCGCAACCTGCGAATCATCCCTTTTCCAACGCAAACTGCGCCGCCCCACCCAAGTTGGAGGAGAATTTGATTCCATTCCTCCCCATTTTTGGGCTAGGGGAACCCGTGCCCCTGCACGCCCAAAAAGCCGAACGCGTCTTTCGCGGCATTCCCGCCTCCCCTGGAATCGCCCGGGGTCTTTCGTTGTTCCTGGCCCACGGAGAGGAATCCGCCGCCCCGCGCTCCATTTCCGAACAGGAAGTGTTGGGTGAACGCCATCGATTCGAGCAGGCGCTGCATCGGACTCGCGAGCAAATTGTCGCCGTGCAACGGCGCGTCGAGGAAACCATGGGCGGCAGCTCCGCGGGGATCTTCGACGCCCACCTGCTTCTCCTCGAGGATCCCACGCTGCTGGGGGAAGTCAACAAGCACATCGAAGGGCGCCGGTTGAACGCGGAAGCCGTGCTCCAGGGGGTGGGCGAACGATACTCCCAGGCGATGGCCTCCGCCGAGGACGAGTACTTGAGCGAACGCGCCCACGATTTGCGCGACGTGGTCTC carries:
- the purL gene encoding phosphoribosylformylglycinamidine synthase, producing the protein MPLICLDGGNALSSFRTAALLPRLQSIQAAIRSVHARFIHAVSAPQDFPSSSRRKLAELLTYGDPYVGPVQGVKLLIAPRLGTVSPWASKATDIAHNCGLPVRRVERLTEFILILADAESELAPSESAACAALLHDRMTESVLSHRDAIPALFESKPGRPMEHVDVLVGGKAALERANETFGLALSDDEIEYLASAFRALRRNPTDVELMMFAQANSEHCRHKIFNAEFVIDGEAQEQSLFQMIRHTHRLAPQHTVVAYSDNAAVMEGKLIERWEPTPNPRDRRYQSSQGLVHNLMKVETHNHPTAISPFPGAATGAGGEIRDEGATGRGSRPKAGLTGFSVSNLLLPGTQEPWEKRSSSKPAHVASALQIMIEGPLGGAAFNNEFGRPNLGGYFRVYEQWVNGQCRGYHKPIMIAGGIGSIAADQTTKVAFEPGALLVQLGGPGMRIGMGGGAASSLAAGANTADLDFDSVQRGNPEIQRRAHEVIVRCAALGSNNPILSIHDVGAGGLSNAFPELVHGADRGARFDLRQVPLEESGLAPKEVWCNESQERYVLAIRPESLALFEELCHRERCPFAVVGRATEAPQLILEDGPEGLRAIDLPMEVLLGKPPRMLRHASRIRRTPPPFEQASLDWKNAALDVLRHPTVASKRFLITIGDRTVGGLSSRDPLVGPWQVPVADCAVTLADYAGFRGEAMSMGERTPLAAFNAPASGRMAVGEALTNLLSAPIELARVKLSCNWMAACGEAGEDADLCDTVRAVGLELCPALGISVPVGKDSLSMRTRWTENGESRQVTAPVSLIVSAFATVEDVRPALTPWLSSGETVLILVDLGFGRHRLGGSILAQVTNQFGGETPDLDDPARLIGLVRAINLLRGEGLLRAYHDRSDGGLWSCLCEMAFASHRGLDIDLAPLLAPGSSISEELAWRALFSEELGVVLQVDRGHVPRVLAALEHEGLAEHSHQIATPNERYAVKVSLGPARLWEQPLQALHQVWDEVSWRIARLRDHPEAADSEHRLAGDPVDPGLHAHLTFSPASPAMAKRASGARPRVAILREQGVNSHLEMSYAMSLAGFETVDVHMTDLQSGRFQLDDFRGFVACGGFTYGDTLGAGEGWARSILFNPELSAHFQQFFARSDTFALGVCNGCQMMAALASIIPGAEAWPRFTRNRSEQFEARLSLVEVLDSPSIFFRGMAGSRIPIAVSHGEGFADFSQRGDPDLVKRALRFVDHLGQPTEVYPLNPNGSLAGLTSVTTPDGRFTVLMPHPERVFRNIQMSWSAGNRSERSPWMRMFHNAREWAG
- a CDS encoding HEAT repeat domain-containing protein encodes the protein MRRRRDTPNLNVRWNFAWPGVPLVLLRLSPDIDTGMGRLAQVPRSGHAHAAAGFAWVQDPEQKYAAALTNLVAAAGDERLRWFWIRCLGRLGPQAAEVSPHLRDWAERDPILKVRHEAIQSLGGVDSSPATLEFLRKRYRDPGDRSAVMAAFLRMGVKAKPAEDLIREATLDRDMHTAMFARWALNSVEGKTNVFSTGKE
- the queG gene encoding tRNA epoxyqueuosine(34) reductase QueG, whose protein sequence is MKDAVRRKAIELGFSECRFAAAEVPRSGGAFSRWLEAGRHGEMAYLQRNAEKRLDPQRVLPGVRTFIVLAIAYTFRDAEQPPAQAVSEPRGQVARYAWHADYHEVLRQPLDDLARFIERQGGGETQCLAYVDTGPILERDAAQSAGIGFIGKHTNLIGRRLGNWFLLAEILTTALFEPDPPETNRCGSCTRCLAACPTGALVAPFEMDARRCISYLTIELKGSIPESLRRPIGGRVFGCDDCLEVCPWNRFAKEAGMMNAAARPDLRSVPLHEWLQLDDAGFKRRFAGTPMWRTKRRGLLRNVCVALGNVGNADSLAPLAKAVQDPEPLVQEHARWAIAEIESRRRAATAASE
- a CDS encoding shikimate kinase, whose translation is MIRRLRGVRMPDVSHGVAPKNLALVGFMGCGKSSTGRMLASLLQFKFVDTDDWIEKKAGKRISEIFATEGEPAFRKLESDVVRELEGLQRCVISTGGGLIVNPENLESLKKHAMVFCLWASPETLYERVKNQNHRPLLNDPDPARKIRTLLEARTPAYRNADVLVSTERRSLREVAQHIANHFRAVNRHHAS